A region of Saccharococcus thermophilus DNA encodes the following proteins:
- a CDS encoding rhodanese-like domain-containing protein, protein MTQTIMNVVLFLLLAWFIASRVIPPRGVRMITTTELKKELGKKDVQYVDVRTPAEFRTNHIRGFKNIPLHELPKRANELSKEKEVIVICQSGMRSTKASRLLKKLGFQYVTNVKGGMNAWS, encoded by the coding sequence ATGACACAAACAATAATGAATGTCGTTTTATTCCTATTGCTCGCTTGGTTTATTGCAAGCCGCGTCATTCCACCGCGTGGAGTACGGATGATTACGACAACAGAGCTAAAGAAAGAATTAGGAAAAAAAGACGTTCAATACGTAGATGTACGTACTCCCGCGGAGTTTCGTACAAACCATATTCGCGGATTTAAAAATATTCCGCTTCATGAACTGCCAAAACGCGCGAATGAATTATCCAAAGAAAAAGAAGTGATTGTGATTTGCCAAAGCGGAATGCGAAGCACAAAAGCCAGCAGACTATTGAAGAAACTTGGATTCCAATACGTAACAAACGTAAAAGGCGGAATGAACGCTTGGTCATAA
- a CDS encoding DsrE/DsrF/DrsH-like family protein has product MSQQKKKTTIILFSGDYDKAMAAYIIANGAAAYDHDVTIFHTFWGLNALRKDGHISVKKGFLEKMFAKMMPRGADRMGLSRMNFGGIGPKLIKHVIKKHNAMPLPQLIEMAKEQGVKLVACQMTVDLLGLKPEELIDGIEFAGVATYLADASEGNINLFI; this is encoded by the coding sequence GTGTCGCAACAAAAGAAAAAAACAACGATTATTTTATTTAGCGGCGACTACGATAAAGCGATGGCAGCTTACATCATTGCGAACGGTGCCGCCGCTTATGACCATGACGTCACGATTTTCCATACGTTTTGGGGATTAAACGCATTGCGAAAAGACGGGCATATTTCGGTGAAAAAAGGGTTTTTGGAAAAAATGTTTGCCAAAATGATGCCGCGTGGAGCGGATCGCATGGGGCTTTCCCGCATGAACTTTGGCGGCATCGGACCAAAATTAATCAAACACGTTATAAAAAAGCATAACGCGATGCCGTTGCCACAATTAATCGAAATGGCAAAAGAACAGGGGGTTAAATTAGTCGCGTGTCAAATGACTGTTGATTTATTAGGGCTGAAACCAGAAGAATTGATCGATGGCATTGAGTTTGCTGGAGTGGCAACGTATTTGGCAGATGCGTCAGAAGGAAACATAAACTTATTCATTTAA
- a CDS encoding sulfurtransferase TusA family protein, producing MNVNKVLDAKGLACPMPVVKAKKAMDELTSGQVLEIQTTDRGSKNDLPAWAKASGHTVIDMKEENDVLTFWIQKG from the coding sequence ATGAATGTCAATAAAGTATTAGATGCAAAAGGATTAGCTTGTCCAATGCCAGTTGTAAAAGCGAAAAAAGCGATGGATGAATTAACATCAGGGCAAGTGCTCGAAATTCAAACAACGGATAGAGGATCAAAAAACGACTTGCCGGCATGGGCGAAAGCAAGCGGCCATACGGTTATTGACATGAAAGAAGAAAATGACGTATTGACGTTTTGGATTCAAAAAGGGTAA
- a CDS encoding metal-sensitive transcriptional regulator has translation MEYNKEIKNRLRRIEGQVKGVLGMMEQGKDCKSVVAQLSAVRNAIDRAIAVIVSTNLENCLRESMEKGEKTEHLVKEAVELLVKSR, from the coding sequence ATGGAATACAATAAAGAAATCAAAAACCGCTTAAGACGGATTGAAGGACAAGTGAAAGGTGTTCTTGGCATGATGGAACAAGGAAAAGATTGCAAAAGCGTTGTCGCGCAGTTATCGGCGGTACGCAATGCGATTGATCGCGCCATTGCGGTCATTGTAAGTACCAATTTAGAAAATTGTCTGCGCGAAAGCATGGAAAAAGGAGAAAAAACGGAACATTTAGTCAAAGAAGCAGTAGAGCTATTAGTAAAAAGCAGATAA
- a CDS encoding sulfurtransferase: MDRGDRHLYIIGLIIFGLLFIALYRRYYPVNNVPCIDIADKRIKDMVVLDIRDYNEATEPPIANSLHIPYAYLKRHFSNIPSKSIHLIANDEIEKNLGIRFLRRHGFDVRSYSIIHCPCRERGNEKWNTIKKSKTA, encoded by the coding sequence ATGGATCGAGGTGATCGCCATTTGTATATCATTGGCCTGATTATTTTCGGTTTATTATTCATAGCATTGTATCGCCGTTATTATCCGGTAAACAATGTTCCATGCATAGATATAGCCGATAAACGAATCAAGGATATGGTTGTGTTAGATATTCGTGATTATAATGAAGCGACAGAACCGCCTATTGCTAATTCGCTTCATATTCCGTATGCTTATTTAAAACGGCACTTTTCTAATATTCCGAGTAAATCGATTCATCTTATTGCAAACGATGAAATCGAAAAAAATTTAGGTATACGTTTTTTACGCCGTCACGGTTTTGACGTACGAAGCTATTCAATCATCCATTGTCCTTGTCGAGAAAGGGGAAATGAAAAATGGAATACAATAAAGAAATCAAAAACCGCTTAA
- a CDS encoding glutaredoxin domain-containing protein: MKRVTVYTTTTCPYCVMVKNFLREQGVPFEEVNVQRDPIAARKLVETTGQIGVPQIEIDGQWVIGFDPDAIMQLLQR; encoded by the coding sequence GTGAAACGAGTTACGGTATATACGACAACGACATGTCCGTATTGTGTAATGGTAAAAAACTTTTTACGGGAACAAGGCGTTCCGTTTGAGGAAGTCAACGTGCAACGGGACCCAATCGCTGCTCGGAAACTTGTTGAAACAACAGGGCAAATCGGAGTTCCGCAAATCGAAATTGATGGCCAATGGGTAATTGGCTTTGACCCGGACGCCATCATGCAATTGTTGCAGCGCTAA
- a CDS encoding DsrE/DsrF/DrsH-like family protein: MKVAIIAANGSLFDAYKVFNIATAAAASEAEVGIFFTFEGLNLIHKEAHKNLPLPEGKEHFQEGFQKANVPSIEELVKMAQELGVKLIACQMTMDVMGLDKDQFVDGIEVAGAATFLNFAKDADITLTF, translated from the coding sequence ATGAAAGTAGCAATTATCGCAGCTAACGGTAGTTTATTTGACGCATACAAAGTATTTAATATTGCCACAGCGGCAGCAGCATCAGAGGCAGAAGTTGGCATTTTCTTCACATTTGAAGGGTTGAATCTCATTCATAAAGAAGCACATAAAAACTTACCGCTTCCAGAAGGAAAAGAGCATTTTCAAGAAGGATTTCAAAAAGCGAATGTTCCGTCAATCGAAGAGCTTGTAAAAATGGCGCAAGAATTAGGTGTGAAACTGATTGCGTGCCAAATGACGATGGATGTCATGGGTCTTGATAAAGATCAATTTGTCGATGGAATTGAAGTCGCTGGCGCGGCGACATTTTTGAACTTTGCGAAAGACGCCGACATTACGTTGACGTTCTAG
- a CDS encoding SpoVR family protein produces the protein MRQGELKELERAIAEITEIAEGFGLDFYPMRYEICPADIIYTFGAYGMPTRFSHWSFGKQFYKMKLQYDLGLSKIYELVINSDPCYAFLLDTNTLIQNKLIVAHVLAHSDFFKNNVRFSNTKRDMVESMAATAERIKHYEHQYGKLEVEKFLDAVLAIQEHIDPSLLRPKLSWTWEDTEIYEEEEPPKKSTPYDDLWKLDEKDRPAPPPRKKRRKFPPQPEKDVLLFIEEYSRELEDWQRDILTMMREEMLYFWPQLETKIMNEGWATYWHQRILREMDLTSDEAIEFAKLNANVVQPSRTGINPYYLGLKIFEDIEERWNNPTEEMKKHGVKPGSGREKIFEVRELESDISFLRNYLTKELVMREDMYLFQKQGKEYKIVDKNWEHIRDQLVSMRVNGGFPYITVNDGDYMRNGELYLKHWYEGLELDIKYLEKVLPYIYQLWGRPVHMETIIEEKPILFTYDGRTVHRKYI, from the coding sequence ATGCGACAAGGTGAATTGAAGGAGTTGGAACGGGCGATTGCTGAGATTACGGAAATCGCTGAAGGATTTGGGTTGGACTTTTATCCGATGCGTTATGAAATTTGTCCAGCGGATATTATTTATACGTTTGGTGCGTACGGCATGCCAACAAGGTTTTCGCACTGGAGCTTTGGCAAGCAGTTTTACAAAATGAAGCTGCAGTATGACCTGGGATTAAGCAAAATTTATGAGTTGGTGATTAATTCTGATCCTTGTTACGCATTTTTATTAGATACAAATACGTTAATCCAAAATAAACTAATTGTCGCGCATGTATTAGCGCATAGTGACTTTTTTAAAAATAACGTGCGTTTTAGCAATACAAAGCGCGATATGGTCGAAAGCATGGCTGCGACCGCCGAGAGAATCAAACATTACGAACACCAATATGGAAAATTGGAAGTAGAAAAATTTTTGGATGCCGTGCTGGCAATTCAAGAGCATATCGACCCGTCACTGCTTCGTCCAAAATTATCGTGGACGTGGGAAGATACGGAAATATATGAAGAGGAAGAGCCGCCAAAAAAATCGACGCCATATGACGATTTATGGAAGTTGGATGAAAAAGATCGTCCGGCTCCGCCTCCTCGCAAAAAGCGCAGGAAGTTTCCGCCGCAGCCGGAAAAAGACGTATTGTTGTTTATTGAAGAATATAGCCGTGAACTGGAAGACTGGCAGCGCGATATTTTAACGATGATGCGCGAAGAAATGTTATACTTTTGGCCGCAGCTTGAGACGAAAATCATGAACGAAGGCTGGGCAACATACTGGCATCAGCGCATTTTGCGGGAAATGGACTTAACAAGCGACGAGGCGATTGAATTCGCCAAATTAAACGCCAATGTCGTCCAACCATCTCGTACAGGTATTAATCCATATTATTTAGGGTTGAAAATTTTTGAAGACATTGAAGAGCGTTGGAACAACCCAACGGAGGAAATGAAGAAACATGGGGTGAAGCCAGGATCAGGCCGTGAAAAAATTTTTGAAGTGCGCGAATTGGAATCCGATATTTCGTTTTTGCGCAATTATTTAACGAAAGAGTTAGTGATGCGTGAAGATATGTATTTATTCCAAAAACAAGGAAAAGAGTATAAAATTGTTGATAAAAACTGGGAGCACATTCGCGATCAACTCGTCAGTATGCGTGTCAATGGCGGATTTCCATACATTACAGTAAATGATGGAGATTATATGCGCAACGGTGAGTTATATTTAAAACATTGGTATGAAGGACTGGAATTAGATATAAAATATTTAGAAAAAGTGCTTCCGTATATTTATCAGCTGTGGGGGCGTCCTGTTCATATGGAAACAATCATTGAAGAGAAGCCTATATTATTTACGTATGACGGGAGAACGGTGCATCGAAAGTATATATAA
- a CDS encoding DedA family protein — MEHYLHYFIHHFGYIGIMIVLMLGIVGVPIPDELLLTYVGYRISTGSMSYPIAFACSFLGAIIGISISYYLGIVLGVPFLQKIGPKIHITEKRVEQTKALFAKLGPSVLFICYFIPGIRHLAAFLAGFNAYSRKKFMLYAYSGAFVWIFTFLTIGNYLGKKWILIKQYMDEYRTFFIIVFILLICLLTFYWYYQQKKK; from the coding sequence GTGGAACATTATTTGCACTATTTTATTCATCATTTTGGCTATATTGGCATCATGATTGTGCTTATGTTAGGAATTGTTGGAGTGCCAATTCCCGATGAACTGTTGTTGACATACGTTGGTTACCGCATTTCCACTGGTTCGATGTCCTATCCTATTGCTTTTGCTTGCAGCTTTCTTGGCGCAATTATCGGCATCTCTATCAGCTACTACTTAGGAATAGTGTTAGGAGTGCCGTTTTTGCAGAAAATAGGTCCGAAAATACATATTACAGAAAAGCGAGTGGAACAAACGAAAGCTTTATTTGCCAAACTAGGGCCATCGGTGTTGTTTATTTGCTATTTTATCCCTGGCATCCGTCATCTCGCCGCATTTTTAGCGGGTTTTAACGCATACAGTCGAAAAAAATTTATGTTATACGCTTATAGCGGAGCGTTTGTCTGGATCTTCACCTTTCTTACGATTGGTAATTATTTAGGGAAAAAATGGATTTTAATTAAACAATATATGGATGAATATCGCACTTTTTTTATCATCGTGTTTATTCTCCTCATTTGCCTGCTCACCTTTTATTGGTATTATCAGCAAAAAAAGAAGTAA
- a CDS encoding YhdB family protein, whose protein sequence is MNTFDYDKALYYTHRSEWDNLLILMVRTQDDLLSKKIEKFLHAYNFEHDYSVIQERLTALLRYIDHALEVSEQKTGTEQYACFYS, encoded by the coding sequence TTGAATACGTTTGATTATGATAAAGCGTTGTATTACACGCACCGTTCCGAATGGGATAACTTGCTCATTTTAATGGTGCGCACACAAGATGATTTGCTTTCGAAAAAAATCGAGAAATTTCTTCACGCTTACAACTTCGAACATGATTATTCCGTGATTCAGGAGCGATTGACTGCTTTGCTGCGCTACATTGACCATGCTCTTGAAGTAAGTGAACAAAAAACGGGGACAGAGCAGTACGCATGCTTCTATTCATGA
- a CDS encoding NADPH-dependent FMN reductase, with protein MHIVVVNGSPRKSGRTGIVARHIARQYRAPLIDLSEETIPLYNGEANQEELPGVLHLRRQMQQADGIILCSPEYHGAMSGALKNALDFLSSDQFEHKPVALIAVAGGGKGGINALNNMRTVMRSLHANTIPKQLVLDPPSFAGDHLTKPAALQVDDILSELERYINAAKWWRGRP; from the coding sequence ATGCATATCGTTGTCGTGAACGGAAGTCCGCGCAAATCGGGGAGAACGGGAATCGTCGCTAGACATATTGCAAGGCAATACAGGGCGCCACTTATTGATTTGAGCGAAGAAACGATCCCGCTATATAACGGGGAGGCAAACCAAGAAGAATTGCCCGGCGTCCTTCATCTGCGCCGGCAAATGCAACAGGCAGATGGCATTATTCTTTGCTCGCCTGAGTATCACGGCGCCATGAGTGGAGCGTTAAAAAACGCTCTTGATTTTTTAAGCAGCGACCAATTTGAGCACAAACCAGTTGCTCTTATTGCGGTAGCAGGGGGAGGAAAAGGTGGAATCAATGCCTTAAACAATATGCGGACGGTGATGCGCAGCCTGCATGCGAATACCATTCCTAAACAGCTGGTTTTAGATCCTCCTAGTTTTGCTGGTGATCATTTAACGAAGCCGGCAGCTTTGCAGGTGGATGATATTCTTTCCGAACTCGAGCGTTATATCAATGCAGCCAAGTGGTGGAGGGGGCGACCATGA
- a CDS encoding SDR family oxidoreductase, protein MLANQVAIVTGASRGIGKAVVFQLAEEGVKLALVGSSEGVYETEKELKEKGFPYVKAFQVDVANEQQMQEMVAEVLQAFGQIDILVNNAGIGFFKEVEETTVEEWERIFAVNVQGVFIGVKAVLPHMKERKSGTIITISSDVGRYTIPNGAAYTATKYAVQGFSGSLAQEVRKYGIRVGTINPGMVDTYFANSIQGVPEKRDWLKAEDVAKAVVYMASAPKHMLIDEIVLHPLIQQYPIA, encoded by the coding sequence ATGCTAGCAAACCAAGTAGCGATTGTCACAGGAGCTTCGCGCGGAATCGGAAAAGCTGTTGTGTTTCAATTGGCGGAAGAAGGAGTTAAATTGGCGCTTGTAGGAAGTTCTGAAGGGGTTTATGAGACGGAAAAAGAGCTAAAGGAGAAAGGATTCCCTTACGTGAAGGCGTTCCAAGTGGACGTTGCCAATGAACAGCAAATGCAAGAGATGGTTGCAGAGGTATTACAAGCGTTTGGGCAAATCGATATTCTCGTCAACAACGCAGGAATCGGATTTTTTAAAGAAGTGGAAGAAACGACCGTTGAAGAATGGGAACGCATTTTTGCCGTTAATGTTCAAGGAGTGTTCATCGGAGTAAAAGCCGTGCTTCCGCATATGAAAGAAAGGAAATCGGGAACGATTATTACCATTTCTTCGGATGTCGGCCGTTACACGATTCCGAACGGAGCGGCATACACTGCGACCAAATATGCTGTTCAAGGTTTTTCTGGTTCGCTTGCGCAGGAAGTAAGAAAATACGGCATTCGCGTTGGTACGATTAACCCAGGAATGGTTGATACGTACTTTGCTAATTCGATCCAAGGCGTTCCGGAAAAACGCGATTGGCTGAAAGCCGAAGATGTCGCAAAAGCGGTTGTGTATATGGCAAGCGCTCCAAAGCATATGCTGATCGATGAAATCGTCCTTCATCCGCTAATTCAACAGTATCCTATTGCATAA
- a CDS encoding phospho-sugar mutase encodes MDWKSKYEQWMAYEQLDGELKRLLQERQDDLKWLEDSFYKDLEFGTGGMRGEIGPGTNRMNIYTVRKASEGLARYIESFGEEAKKRGVVIAYDSRHKSREFAMEAAKTLATHGIQTYVFDELRPTPELSFAVRYLHAFSGIVITASHNPPEYNGYKVYGEDGGQLPPETADMVIRYVSEVENELTIYVEGETTLKEKGLIRIIGKEVDDAYINAVKTISLQPQLAEEVDVNIVFTPLHGTSNQPVRRALKELGYRNVFVVKEQEQPDPNFSTVASPNPEEHAAFALAIELGKQVNADLLIATDPDADRLGIAVKNEQGEYVVLTGNQTGGLLLHYLLSQKKEKGILPENGVVLKTIVTSEFGRAIAQSFGMHTVDTLTGFKFIGEKIKEYEQTGQYTFQFGYEESYGYLIGDFARDKDAVQAAVLAAEVCAFYKKQGMSLYEGLLQLFDQYGYYREGQQSLTLKGKEGAETIQAILTSFRNVPPTEVAGKKVTVIEDYKTKERIHTLTGEKTMITLPTSNVLKYVLEDDSWFCLRPSGTEPKIKVYFGVKGNSLADSEAKLQQLSNAVMKRVHHFLGTTSLS; translated from the coding sequence GTGGATTGGAAAAGCAAATATGAGCAATGGATGGCATACGAGCAGTTAGACGGAGAATTAAAGCGTTTATTGCAAGAACGTCAAGACGATCTAAAGTGGCTCGAGGATAGCTTTTATAAAGATTTAGAATTTGGCACTGGCGGCATGCGCGGAGAAATCGGTCCGGGCACAAACCGGATGAACATCTATACCGTACGGAAAGCATCAGAAGGGCTGGCGCGGTACATAGAATCGTTTGGCGAAGAAGCGAAAAAACGCGGTGTGGTCATTGCCTATGATTCGCGGCATAAGTCGCGGGAATTTGCGATGGAAGCGGCGAAAACGTTGGCCACTCACGGCATTCAAACGTATGTATTCGATGAACTGCGGCCGACGCCGGAGCTTTCGTTTGCTGTTCGCTATTTACACGCTTTTTCCGGCATTGTCATTACCGCCAGCCATAATCCGCCGGAATATAATGGATATAAAGTATACGGCGAAGACGGGGGACAGCTTCCTCCAGAAACGGCCGATATGGTGATTCGCTATGTCAGTGAAGTAGAAAACGAACTAACTATTTACGTAGAAGGGGAGACAACATTAAAAGAAAAAGGCCTCATCCGCATCATCGGCAAAGAAGTGGACGATGCCTACATCAACGCGGTAAAAACGATTTCCCTTCAGCCGCAACTTGCTGAAGAAGTCGATGTCAACATCGTGTTTACACCGCTGCACGGCACGTCCAATCAGCCGGTGCGCCGCGCGCTAAAGGAGCTTGGCTACCGCAATGTCTTCGTCGTCAAAGAGCAAGAACAGCCTGATCCGAATTTCTCTACCGTAGCCTCGCCAAATCCGGAGGAACACGCAGCATTTGCCTTAGCAATAGAACTCGGCAAACAAGTCAATGCCGATTTGTTAATCGCGACCGATCCGGATGCCGACCGGTTAGGAATTGCCGTCAAAAATGAACAAGGCGAATATGTGGTGCTTACCGGAAACCAAACGGGCGGTTTGCTCTTGCACTATTTATTATCACAAAAGAAAGAAAAAGGAATATTGCCGGAAAACGGCGTGGTGCTAAAAACGATTGTCACCTCCGAATTCGGGCGTGCGATTGCGCAGTCGTTCGGGATGCATACCGTGGATACATTAACCGGATTTAAATTTATCGGCGAAAAAATCAAAGAATATGAACAAACAGGGCAATATACGTTCCAATTTGGTTATGAGGAAAGCTACGGTTATTTGATCGGAGATTTTGCCCGTGACAAAGATGCGGTGCAGGCAGCGGTATTGGCCGCGGAAGTATGCGCATTTTATAAAAAACAGGGCATGTCTTTGTATGAAGGATTACTACAATTGTTTGACCAATACGGCTATTATCGCGAAGGACAGCAGTCATTAACGTTAAAAGGAAAAGAAGGAGCAGAAACGATTCAGGCAATTTTAACATCGTTCCGCAACGTCCCTCCAACAGAAGTAGCAGGAAAAAAAGTAACCGTGATCGAGGATTATAAAACGAAAGAACGGATCCATACGTTGACGGGCGAAAAAACAATGATTACCCTTCCAACTTCCAACGTATTAAAGTATGTATTGGAAGATGATTCATGGTTTTGCTTGCGTCCTTCGGGAACGGAGCCAAAAATCAAAGTGTATTTCGGCGTGAAAGGGAATTCGCTAGCCGACAGTGAGGCAAAGTTGCAACAACTTTCCAACGCGGTAATGAAACGAGTCCATCATTTTCTCGGCACTACTTCGCTATCTTAA
- a CDS encoding CBS domain-containing protein, whose amino-acid sequence MTKNVATVSPNQTVQEAAQIMSQKNIGALPVVENGQVKGMITDRDITLRTSAQGKDPASTPVSEIMTNRVVTGTPNMSVQEAANVMAQHQIRRLPIVENNQIQGIVALGDIATNSASDQAAGQALTNISEPSQPQG is encoded by the coding sequence ATGACGAAAAATGTAGCGACAGTTTCTCCTAACCAAACGGTGCAAGAAGCTGCGCAAATCATGAGCCAAAAAAATATCGGCGCGCTTCCAGTAGTGGAAAACGGGCAAGTAAAAGGAATGATTACCGACCGTGACATTACGTTGCGTACGTCGGCGCAAGGAAAAGATCCGGCTTCCACTCCTGTATCGGAAATAATGACCAATCGCGTGGTCACTGGTACGCCGAATATGAGCGTGCAAGAGGCAGCAAATGTGATGGCGCAACATCAAATTCGTCGTTTGCCGATTGTCGAAAATAACCAAATTCAAGGAATTGTCGCTTTAGGTGATATTGCGACAAACAGCGCTTCCGATCAAGCGGCAGGACAAGCATTGACAAACATTTCTGAGCCATCGCAGCCACAAGGGTAA
- a CDS encoding YhcU family protein, which yields MKIVYAVTKEQEEYMNYLVHYFYTNIFPYYFPDEQIQEFENLQILSLDGEHVTYNGTMKEAFQIISALQSLITIIEHIGESGDCERYRYLFERNIDILRRHGITFPFMIEQFANKRRYPCSAYFPSPGKWLM from the coding sequence TTGAAAATTGTTTACGCCGTAACCAAGGAACAAGAAGAATATATGAATTATTTAGTTCATTATTTTTACACCAACATTTTTCCGTATTATTTTCCCGACGAACAGATTCAAGAGTTTGAAAATTTGCAAATTCTTTCGCTCGATGGAGAACATGTTACATATAATGGAACGATGAAGGAAGCGTTTCAAATTATTTCCGCTCTGCAATCATTGATTACGATTATTGAACATATTGGAGAAAGCGGCGATTGTGAGCGGTACCGTTACTTATTTGAACGAAATATCGACATTCTTAGGCGGCACGGCATTACATTTCCGTTTATGATTGAGCAGTTTGCGAACAAACGGCGCTACCCGTGCAGCGCGTATTTTCCATCGCCGGGCAAATGGTTAATGTAA
- a CDS encoding RluA family pseudouridine synthase encodes MWSKKGDWLECIIPSVWKGLTIESLLKEVWYTSKKFAHQLRMEKGVKLNGKEVAWQTPLQENDRLQLYLYKPEHSAILPEYRELSVLWEDEHLLIINKDAGTDIHPSEPSQTGTLANAVAFHLQAQGIFTKVRHIHRLDRDTSGTILFAKHMLAGTTLDQMLEKREIKRTYVALVHGLVKKQSGTISAPIGRDRHHPTRRRVSKTGAKAVTHYRVLHTFPDTQTSLVELSLDTGRTHQIRVHMSYIGHPLVGDVLYGGKETFHRQALHAVKLSFFHPFINEPVSCLAPAYDFPVDLASFYDLDLASFYDR; translated from the coding sequence ATGTGGTCAAAAAAAGGTGACTGGTTGGAATGTATCATTCCTTCGGTTTGGAAAGGACTTACGATTGAGTCATTGCTAAAGGAAGTATGGTACACGTCAAAAAAATTTGCCCATCAGCTGCGCATGGAAAAAGGAGTCAAACTAAACGGAAAAGAAGTGGCATGGCAAACGCCGCTGCAAGAAAATGACCGTTTGCAGCTCTATCTTTATAAACCTGAGCATTCCGCTATTCTTCCTGAATATCGGGAGCTCTCCGTTTTATGGGAAGATGAACATCTGTTGATTATTAATAAAGACGCTGGAACGGACATCCATCCTTCCGAACCTTCTCAAACGGGTACGTTAGCGAACGCGGTTGCTTTCCATCTGCAGGCGCAAGGAATTTTCACGAAAGTGCGTCATATCCACCGCTTAGACCGTGATACATCGGGAACGATTTTGTTTGCTAAACATATGCTTGCCGGAACGACGCTGGATCAAATGCTCGAAAAACGGGAAATTAAACGAACATATGTAGCGCTCGTCCATGGACTAGTAAAAAAGCAATCCGGAACGATATCCGCCCCGATCGGGCGCGACCGCCATCACCCGACAAGACGGCGTGTGTCCAAAACGGGGGCAAAGGCGGTAACACACTATCGCGTCTTACATACGTTTCCGGACACACAAACGTCGCTCGTGGAGCTTTCCCTTGATACTGGACGCACACATCAAATCCGCGTCCATATGAGTTACATCGGCCATCCATTGGTCGGAGATGTTTTGTACGGCGGAAAAGAAACATTTCATCGCCAAGCGCTCCATGCGGTGAAATTGTCGTTTTTCCATCCCTTTATCAATGAACCGGTTTCCTGCCTCGCCCCCGCTTATGACTTTCCCGTTGACCTCGCATCGTTTTATGATCTTGACCTCGCATCGTTTTATGATCGTTAA